One Pleurocapsa sp. PCC 7327 DNA segment encodes these proteins:
- a CDS encoding Eco57I restriction-modification methylase domain-containing protein, whose amino-acid sequence MILQNLDCKQFYSVDLTEAERVVEQIRLDASKNSVERNRLGQFATPNLLAIEILKYSKTLLPASEEIHFLDPAIGTGSFYSALLQSFPIEKIKSAVGYEIDQDYAEVAIKLWAKTPLKLHIADFTESTPPQDEVLRSNLLICNPPYVRHHHLSKKRKNALKRLGIKNTGIELSGLAGLYCYFLLAAHSWMAQNGLACWIIPSEFMDVNYGKKLKKYLLEQVTLLRVHRFAPDDLQFGDVLVSTSVIWFRNTKPDCSYLVDFTYGGTITHPICSSKISSKTLKELSKWNYTSISLLQKNDIQAGTKLSSLFEIKRGVATGANDFFILTPEQIDDLHIPFELLTPILPSPRYLLDDEILSDEQGNPRLERKLFLLTCKQPMEWLQVKYPSVWSYLKKGERIGISDGYLCRHRSLWYLQETRDPAMILCPYMGRHESRNNKPFRFILNHSKAIAPNVYLMMYPKTELKNLLSKKPELIKSIWNALNLIPIESLIHEGRVYGDGLHKLEPRELANAPADLLLKALENYSNRT is encoded by the coding sequence ATGATTTTGCAGAATTTGGATTGTAAACAATTTTATAGTGTTGACTTAACAGAAGCTGAAAGAGTCGTTGAGCAAATTCGACTGGATGCTTCTAAAAATTCTGTAGAGCGTAACCGATTGGGGCAATTTGCTACACCCAATTTGCTTGCAATTGAGATTCTTAAGTACTCTAAGACTTTACTTCCAGCTAGTGAAGAAATTCATTTTTTAGATCCAGCGATTGGTACTGGTTCGTTCTACTCAGCATTACTACAGTCATTTCCGATTGAAAAAATTAAAAGTGCTGTTGGCTATGAAATTGACCAAGACTATGCTGAAGTAGCAATCAAGTTGTGGGCTAAGACTCCTCTTAAGCTCCATATTGCAGATTTCACAGAAAGTACTCCACCCCAAGATGAGGTTCTTAGATCTAACCTGTTGATTTGCAACCCACCCTATGTACGTCATCACCATTTATCAAAGAAGAGAAAAAATGCCCTGAAAAGACTAGGAATAAAAAACACGGGTATTGAACTGAGTGGTTTGGCAGGTCTTTACTGTTATTTCCTGTTGGCGGCGCATAGCTGGATGGCACAAAATGGTTTAGCCTGCTGGATAATTCCTTCTGAATTTATGGACGTAAACTATGGGAAAAAACTCAAAAAATATCTACTAGAGCAAGTCACCCTATTGCGAGTGCATCGATTTGCTCCTGACGACTTGCAGTTTGGTGATGTTCTAGTTTCTACATCAGTGATTTGGTTTAGAAACACAAAACCGGATTGTAGCTACTTGGTAGATTTTACTTATGGAGGAACTATCACTCACCCAATCTGCTCAAGCAAAATCTCGTCAAAAACGCTGAAAGAGCTATCAAAATGGAACTACACTTCAATTTCGCTACTTCAAAAAAATGATATTCAAGCTGGAACTAAGTTATCTAGTTTATTTGAAATTAAACGAGGAGTTGCAACTGGAGCAAACGACTTTTTTATTCTCACGCCTGAGCAGATCGACGATCTTCATATTCCGTTTGAACTTTTAACTCCCATCCTTCCTAGTCCTCGGTACTTGCTAGATGATGAAATACTTTCAGATGAGCAAGGTAATCCGAGGCTGGAACGCAAGCTTTTTTTGCTAACTTGCAAACAACCAATGGAATGGTTACAAGTTAAATATCCTTCAGTGTGGAGCTATCTCAAAAAAGGTGAGAGGATTGGAATTTCAGATGGTTATTTATGTAGACATCGATCACTTTGGTATCTGCAAGAAACTAGAGATCCTGCAATGATTTTATGTCCATATATGGGACGGCATGAATCTAGAAACAATAAGCCTTTTCGATTTATTCTTAATCATTCCAAAGCGATTGCACCTAATGTTTATCTGATGATGTATCCAAAAACAGAATTAAAGAACTTGTTATCAAAAAAACCTGAACTAATAAAATCTATTTGGAATGCCTTAAATTTAATTCCTATCGAAAGCTTGATTCACGAAGGACGGGTTTACGGGGATGGGTTGCATAAACTGGAACCGAGAGAGTTAGCAAATGCACCAGCAGACCTCCTACTGAAAGCTTTAGAAAACTATAGCAACCGCACCTAA
- a CDS encoding excisionase family DNA-binding protein, with protein MATQYISVKETSEILNCSEQYVRQLLRYGEISGERIGSR; from the coding sequence ATGGCTACCCAATACATCTCTGTAAAAGAGACCTCTGAAATCTTAAACTGCTCGGAGCAATACGTTCGTCAGCTACTCCGGTATGGCGAAATCAGCGGTGAGAGGATCGGCAGCCGGTGA
- a CDS encoding NAD(P)-dependent oxidoreductase translates to MGVRLFPRSNVEINNLFAMKIGFLGTGLMGQAMVERLLSAQVSMIAYNRTKSKLDTLKEAGAEIANSPIEAIQASNCLILMLANADAIKEVILSENVASSLTNRTVIQMGTISPSQSREIQKAVTEKDGDYLNQRHIWSIDLDRFANGWLDFASQ, encoded by the coding sequence CTGGGTGTAAGGCTTTTTCCTCGATCAAATGTTGAAATTAATAATTTATTTGCCATGAAAATAGGATTTTTGGGAACTGGATTGATGGGACAAGCAATGGTAGAACGATTGTTATCTGCCCAAGTTTCAATGATTGCATACAATCGTACCAAATCGAAATTAGACACTCTCAAAGAAGCAGGTGCAGAAATTGCCAATTCTCCAATTGAAGCAATTCAAGCATCGAATTGTTTGATTTTAATGCTCGCTAATGCTGATGCAATTAAAGAAGTTATCTTATCTGAAAATGTCGCATCATCCTTAACCAATCGTACTGTTATTCAAATGGGGACGATTTCTCCATCTCAAAGTCGAGAAATTCAGAAAGCAGTAACAGAAAAAGACGGAGATTATTTAAATCAGCGCCATATCTGGTCGATCGATCTCGATCGTTTTGCGAACGGCTGGCTCGATTTCGCAAGCCAGTAG
- a CDS encoding sodium:alanine symporter family protein codes for MVAAAEKVLFLSLGGIPLIILWLLGGGIFFTWRMGFINVQGFNHALKVASGKYDRARSHGEGEVSSFGALATALSGSVGLGNIAGVAIAIQMGGPGAVFWMTVAALLGMSSKFVECTLGLKYRAVKLDGTLTGGPMYYLSGGLSELGLPKLGKVLALSFAFFGIGAALGGGNMFQANQAFAAFVKVTPMAANYNWLFGIIAAILVGLVILGGISRISVVASRLIPTMVTVYIVACLWVLGIKFTEIPNAVMLIVGQGMSPEALAGGLAGALVQGVRRSAFSNNAGLGFAAIAHAAAKMKEPVREGVVAILEPFIDTVVICNLTALVVIITGTYGSQTAEIGSGSEIVAVAFETVIDWFPLLLTAIIFLFAFSTTIAWSYYGERCWAYLLGESSVGIFKILFLACIFLGSIVNLGAIVDFSDMMLLATAIPNLIGCMLLSGKVARDLKDYWKRLNRQKSSLKSYLNSERSLIN; via the coding sequence ATGGTTGCCGCAGCCGAAAAAGTTCTTTTCCTATCTCTTGGCGGCATTCCTCTGATTATCCTCTGGTTGCTGGGAGGAGGCATCTTCTTCACCTGGCGCATGGGGTTTATTAATGTCCAAGGATTCAATCATGCCCTAAAAGTAGCCAGCGGAAAATACGATCGCGCTCGCAGTCATGGTGAAGGAGAAGTGTCTTCTTTTGGGGCGCTAGCGACGGCTTTATCGGGAAGCGTGGGGTTGGGAAACATTGCTGGAGTTGCGATCGCGATTCAAATGGGCGGTCCCGGTGCCGTTTTTTGGATGACGGTTGCAGCGCTTTTGGGGATGTCCAGCAAGTTTGTCGAATGTACGTTAGGGCTGAAATACCGTGCCGTTAAACTCGATGGTACTCTGACTGGAGGACCGATGTACTATCTGTCTGGGGGATTGTCAGAACTCGGACTGCCAAAACTGGGTAAAGTTTTGGCGCTTTCCTTTGCCTTTTTTGGCATTGGGGCTGCTTTGGGCGGCGGCAATATGTTCCAGGCGAATCAAGCTTTTGCCGCTTTTGTGAAAGTTACGCCAATGGCGGCAAATTATAACTGGTTATTTGGCATTATTGCGGCTATTTTAGTCGGACTGGTCATTCTCGGTGGCATTAGCCGCATCAGCGTCGTTGCCAGTCGCTTAATCCCGACGATGGTGACAGTGTATATCGTTGCCTGCCTGTGGGTGCTGGGAATTAAGTTTACTGAGATTCCTAATGCCGTAATGTTAATTGTCGGGCAAGGTATGTCCCCAGAGGCGTTGGCGGGAGGCTTAGCTGGCGCATTAGTGCAGGGGGTTCGCCGCAGTGCTTTTTCTAATAATGCCGGATTGGGGTTTGCCGCGATCGCCCATGCAGCTGCTAAGATGAAAGAACCCGTCAGGGAAGGAGTTGTGGCAATTTTGGAACCGTTTATCGATACGGTTGTTATCTGCAACCTGACTGCCTTGGTGGTGATTATTACTGGCACGTATGGTAGCCAGACAGCAGAAATTGGTTCCGGTTCTGAGATCGTTGCAGTGGCATTTGAGACGGTTATCGATTGGTTTCCTTTGCTGTTAACCGCCATTATCTTTCTGTTTGCCTTTTCGACGACGATCGCCTGGAGTTACTATGGAGAGCGATGCTGGGCATATTTATTGGGCGAATCCAGCGTTGGGATTTTTAAGATACTTTTTCTAGCATGTATCTTTCTGGGTTCGATTGTTAATTTAGGTGCGATCGTCGATTTCAGCGATATGATGCTCCTAGCAACAGCGATTCCCAATTTAATCGGTTGTATGCTTTTGTCTGGGAAAGTTGCTAGAGATTTAAAAGATTACTGGAAACGCTTAAATCGTCAGAAATCTAGTCTTAAAAGCTATCTAAATTCCGAGCGATCGCTCATCAATTAA
- a CDS encoding Mur ligase family protein yields MKLPDRIRLALAVGVAKTVTAIVRGLKLGAASVLPGEIARRLHPRLLSLLCEQVNRGVILVVGTNGKTTTSLLLRTILSSQGWKVAHNATGANLLNGLITTLLGNTDLVGQLRADYAILEVDENVLPLVLRECQPRIILALNLFRDQLDRYGEVDTISRRWQEAISPLPQDTIVVLNADDPTLSHLGQQLPQRVRFFGLSEPSLYLDKIPHAVDSIYCPSCGHPLDYQGVYLSHLGDFQCLNCGFSKSQLALDSQAWPQILIGVYNKYNTLAAGLVAQEIGIERNAIFEIVKNFKAAFGRAEELTVNGRHVRILLSKNPVGMNETIRTVNEIKKTGKASVVLLVLNDRIPDGTDVSWIWDVDTEKLVDGGGTLIVSGDRVYDMALRLQYSREQTNGNDDVRLIIRENLEEAIATALEFTPASETLHILPTYSAMLEVRQVLTGRKIL; encoded by the coding sequence ATGAAACTGCCAGACAGAATTCGTTTAGCCTTAGCCGTTGGAGTCGCCAAAACCGTCACGGCGATCGTTCGCGGGTTGAAGCTTGGGGCAGCAAGCGTCCTGCCGGGAGAAATTGCCCGTCGCCTTCATCCTCGGTTACTATCGCTGCTGTGCGAACAAGTAAATCGCGGCGTAATTCTCGTTGTCGGCACCAACGGCAAAACCACCACATCTTTGCTGCTGCGAACGATTTTGTCAAGTCAGGGATGGAAAGTCGCGCACAATGCGACGGGCGCCAATTTGCTGAATGGATTGATTACCACACTTCTAGGCAATACCGATCTAGTCGGTCAACTAAGGGCAGATTACGCCATTTTAGAGGTCGATGAGAATGTTTTGCCTCTGGTGTTGCGAGAATGCCAGCCACGCATTATCCTAGCCTTGAATTTATTTCGCGATCAGCTCGATCGCTACGGCGAAGTCGATACCATTAGCCGACGCTGGCAAGAAGCGATTTCTCCCTTACCCCAAGACACCATTGTCGTTCTCAATGCAGACGATCCCACTCTTTCTCATCTGGGGCAACAGTTACCCCAACGGGTGCGATTTTTTGGCTTAAGCGAACCTTCCCTCTATCTCGACAAAATTCCCCATGCTGTAGACTCGATTTACTGCCCTAGCTGCGGACATCCTTTAGACTATCAAGGCGTTTATCTGTCTCATTTGGGAGATTTTCAGTGTCTAAATTGCGGTTTTAGCAAAAGTCAACTCGCCTTAGACAGCCAGGCGTGGCCTCAAATTCTCATCGGCGTTTATAACAAATACAATACCCTAGCAGCTGGCTTAGTTGCCCAAGAGATCGGCATCGAGAGGAATGCTATTTTTGAGATCGTCAAAAACTTCAAAGCCGCTTTTGGCAGGGCTGAGGAATTAACCGTTAACGGCAGGCATGTGAGAATTTTACTCTCCAAAAATCCCGTCGGCATGAACGAGACAATTCGGACGGTTAATGAGATTAAAAAAACGGGGAAAGCCTCTGTAGTGCTGTTGGTTTTGAATGATCGCATCCCCGACGGCACGGACGTTTCTTGGATCTGGGACGTGGATACAGAAAAGCTGGTAGACGGCGGAGGAACGTTGATTGTCAGCGGCGATCGCGTTTATGATATGGCGTTGCGCTTGCAATACAGTCGAGAGCAAACCAATGGAAACGACGATGTGCGGTTAATTATCCGAGAAAATTTAGAAGAAGCGATCGCTACTGCCCTAGAATTCACTCCCGCTAGCGAAACTCTTCATATTCTTCCGACATATTCTGCCATGCTCGAAGTTAGACAAGTGCTAACGGGACGCAAGATTTTATAA
- a CDS encoding DUF4168 domain-containing protein — MYKRILLGSFALTLLMTAGLPVRAQTTERAPATQETEQAPATQDSQQAPATQGQESPQSSQVSQEDLQKFANAIKQIQTIQKDYQGRMVQAVEGEGLSQERFMEIQQSQSNPSAQPSTQISNEEKQSFEQANAKVSQLQQEAESKMKEAVQAQGLDIQRFNEIFAAIQQDPSLQQQVQQMIQQ, encoded by the coding sequence ATGTACAAACGGATATTATTAGGGAGTTTTGCGCTTACCCTATTGATGACAGCGGGTTTGCCCGTTCGCGCTCAGACGACAGAAAGAGCTCCTGCAACTCAGGAAACAGAGCAAGCGCCTGCAACTCAAGATTCACAACAAGCGCCTGCAACTCAAGGACAAGAATCCCCCCAATCATCGCAGGTTTCTCAAGAAGACCTTCAGAAATTCGCTAACGCCATCAAGCAAATACAAACTATTCAGAAAGATTATCAAGGTCGAATGGTTCAAGCTGTTGAGGGTGAAGGACTCAGCCAAGAACGATTCATGGAGATCCAACAATCTCAAAGCAATCCTTCCGCTCAGCCGAGTACCCAAATTTCTAACGAAGAAAAGCAAAGTTTTGAGCAAGCCAATGCTAAAGTATCGCAACTTCAGCAAGAGGCTGAGTCAAAGATGAAAGAAGCTGTTCAAGCTCAGGGATTAGATATACAGCGTTTTAATGAAATTTTTGCCGCGATTCAACAAGATCCATCCCTGCAACAGCAAGTTCAGCAAATGATTCAACAATAG
- a CDS encoding metal-binding protein gives MPSGRTHDRITLWSLPPIVGLSYLLTRKGELTFIIAGAFLFGGLMFGPDLDIYSLQYKRWGKLRWIWKPYQSLVGHRSQLSHGLIIGTILRIIYLLISTIAIATPGVAIAQLIWGFDWNWQRVARTAIQSISQDYRQEAIALVIGLELGAMSHSLSDWIGSTCKRWQKKPSFKSKKEKIKRKK, from the coding sequence ATGCCTTCCGGTCGAACTCACGATCGCATTACTTTATGGAGTTTGCCACCAATCGTGGGACTTTCTTATCTGCTGACGCGCAAGGGCGAACTAACCTTCATCATCGCAGGTGCTTTTTTATTCGGCGGATTGATGTTTGGTCCCGATTTAGATATTTACTCGCTTCAGTACAAGCGTTGGGGCAAATTGCGCTGGATTTGGAAACCTTACCAGTCGCTTGTCGGTCACCGTTCCCAACTCTCTCACGGGTTGATTATCGGCACGATCTTACGGATAATCTATTTACTAATTAGTACGATCGCGATCGCAACACCGGGAGTCGCTATCGCGCAGTTAATTTGGGGATTTGACTGGAATTGGCAACGAGTCGCTCGCACTGCGATTCAATCGATTTCCCAGGATTATCGCCAAGAAGCGATCGCGCTAGTCATCGGTTTAGAACTAGGCGCGATGAGTCATTCGCTTAGCGATTGGATCGGTTCTACCTGCAAGCGCTGGCAAAAGAAACCCTCTTTCAAAAGTAAAAAGGAAAAAATAAAAAGGAAAAAGTAA
- a CDS encoding MGMT family protein produces the protein MSAYDKIYAIVQQIPFGRVATYGQVAELAGLYGQARLVGYALYQINSSASEIPWHRVVNAKGEISYSSLRRGDDYLQRSLLENEGIEFSQDGKIDLRHYQWQPENRLWSLAS, from the coding sequence ATGAGTGCCTACGACAAGATCTATGCGATCGTGCAGCAAATTCCTTTTGGTCGCGTGGCAACTTACGGACAAGTAGCGGAATTAGCCGGTCTTTACGGACAAGCGCGTTTGGTTGGATATGCACTCTATCAAATCAACTCAAGCGCATCCGAAATTCCTTGGCATCGAGTGGTTAATGCCAAAGGAGAAATTTCCTATTCGAGTTTGCGACGCGGGGACGATTATCTACAGCGATCGCTCCTAGAAAACGAGGGGATCGAATTTAGTCAAGACGGTAAGATTGACTTGCGCCACTATCAATGGCAACCTGAAAATCGTCTTTGGTCATTAGCAAGTTAA
- a CDS encoding ABC transporter permease, which yields MALIENTKMAFSALLAHKLRSSLTMIGIAVGNASVIAMVAVGEGAQKMTAKQFESLGPKVLYVSLTAPKIRRVLSETTKPLVLADAEAIATQVPTVAGVAPEIHSKQLLTYRQQSIDSQIVGTTASYLNVRNFKMARGRFLSAVDLKRNHRVAVLGAEIAERLFGKQNPVGKSIRIKQTSFQVVGVLAPKGMLFGTNQDDKAIVPLTTMAYQLLGRTSPYGIPLSVIAISARDKNSISAAQFQVTNLLRVLDKNRQEDAVNIYSQTALMETAQETDRGLTMMLAAIAGISLFVGGIGVMNIMLVSVTERTQEIGLRKAIGAKERDILFQFLLEAVILGTTGGVIGVLLGVGGVTITSAVSSLYTSLSPISIVAAVGTSGTVGLFFGVLPAKRAAKLDPIAALRNS from the coding sequence ATGGCACTAATTGAAAACACCAAAATGGCTTTCTCAGCGCTGCTAGCTCATAAACTCCGCAGCAGCTTGACCATGATAGGCATCGCAGTTGGTAATGCTTCCGTTATCGCCATGGTCGCCGTAGGAGAAGGCGCGCAAAAAATGACAGCCAAACAATTCGAGTCTCTCGGACCGAAAGTTCTTTACGTCAGTCTCACTGCCCCAAAAATTAGAAGAGTTCTTTCAGAGACGACCAAACCGCTAGTCCTAGCAGATGCAGAAGCGATCGCGACGCAAGTGCCAACTGTAGCTGGGGTAGCTCCTGAAATTCATTCAAAACAACTATTAACCTATCGCCAGCAATCGATCGACAGTCAAATTGTGGGAACGACGGCAAGCTATCTTAACGTTCGCAACTTTAAAATGGCGCGGGGAAGGTTTCTCAGCGCCGTCGATCTCAAGCGCAACCATCGCGTCGCGGTACTCGGCGCTGAAATTGCCGAGCGATTGTTCGGCAAGCAAAACCCGGTAGGAAAATCGATTCGTATCAAACAAACAAGTTTTCAAGTCGTCGGCGTGCTTGCTCCCAAGGGAATGCTATTTGGAACCAATCAAGACGATAAAGCGATCGTTCCTCTAACAACGATGGCGTATCAACTCCTGGGAAGGACTTCTCCTTACGGAATTCCTCTCAGCGTTATTGCGATTTCGGCTAGAGATAAAAATAGCATCAGTGCCGCTCAGTTTCAGGTAACGAATTTGCTGCGAGTGCTAGATAAAAATCGACAAGAGGATGCCGTCAATATCTATTCCCAAACGGCTTTGATGGAAACGGCGCAAGAGACCGATCGCGGATTGACGATGATGCTAGCTGCGATCGCGGGAATTTCTCTATTTGTCGGCGGAATTGGGGTGATGAATATCATGCTGGTTTCGGTGACGGAACGGACGCAGGAAATCGGACTGCGCAAAGCGATCGGAGCAAAAGAGCGAGATATTCTCTTTCAATTTTTGCTAGAAGCTGTCATTCTAGGAACCACGGGAGGGGTTATCGGCGTTCTTCTGGGAGTTGGGGGAGTTACCATTACCAGCGCCGTTTCTTCGCTTTACACCAGTCTGTCGCCCATTTCCATCGTCGCGGCGGTAGGCACTTCCGGCACCGTCGGTCTATTTTTCGGCGTATTGCCTGCAAAAAGAGCCGCCAAACTCGACCCAATCGCTGCCTTGAGAAATTCTTAA
- the malQ gene encoding 4-alpha-glucanotransferase — MFDKRASGILLHPTCFPSRFGIGDLGEEAYRFIDFLADSYQQIWQILPLGPTGYGNSPYLSYSALAGNPLLISPEKLVEDELLDEEDFANLPDFPLDRVDFELVTQTKMPLLQKASQTFKQAASAELQEEFEKFCDRHSDWLEDYALFMSLKQLFEGESWNKWDKDIAKRKPDAIAQWKDRLGESIFFQKFLQFQFFRQWSALKQYANEKGISIFGDIPIYVAHDSVDVWANPELFCLDEETGEAALMAGVPPDYFSETGQLWGNPVYDWEKHQQTNFAWWMRRVEGILEYVDIIRIDHFRGFEAFWAVPQGEETAMNGEWIEAPGEAFFNLLKQKLGKLPIVAEDLGVITPEVEALRDKFGFPGMKILQFAFDSDRANPFLPFNYVNRNCIVYTGTHDNDTTVGWFNARSPEEQARVVDYLGCISPDGIHWSLIRLALGSVANQAIFPFQDLLGLGNDARMNTPSVPDGNWGWRYRAEAVNSEVGEHLKYLTYLYGRAPY; from the coding sequence ATGTTTGATAAAAGAGCGAGCGGTATTTTATTGCATCCTACCTGTTTTCCTAGCCGTTTTGGGATTGGCGATCTAGGAGAGGAAGCTTATCGATTTATTGATTTTTTGGCAGATAGCTACCAGCAGATATGGCAAATTCTGCCTCTGGGACCGACAGGCTACGGGAATTCTCCTTACTTATCTTATTCGGCGCTAGCTGGCAATCCTCTGCTTATCAGCCCCGAAAAACTGGTAGAAGATGAGTTGCTCGACGAGGAAGATTTTGCTAACTTGCCGGATTTTCCGTTAGATAGAGTAGATTTTGAATTAGTGACTCAAACCAAGATGCCGCTCCTTCAAAAAGCGAGCCAGACTTTTAAGCAGGCGGCATCGGCTGAATTACAAGAAGAATTCGAGAAATTTTGCGATCGCCATAGCGATTGGTTAGAGGATTACGCCTTATTCATGTCTCTCAAACAATTGTTCGAGGGGGAAAGTTGGAACAAGTGGGATAAAGACATTGCCAAACGAAAACCCGACGCGATCGCCCAATGGAAAGATCGTCTCGGCGAGTCAATTTTCTTCCAGAAATTCCTGCAATTTCAGTTTTTCCGCCAATGGTCTGCCCTCAAGCAATACGCCAATGAAAAAGGCATTAGTATCTTTGGCGATATTCCTATTTACGTCGCCCACGACAGTGTAGACGTTTGGGCAAATCCCGAACTCTTTTGTTTAGATGAAGAAACTGGGGAAGCGGCCTTGATGGCAGGCGTTCCGCCAGATTATTTCAGCGAGACGGGACAGTTGTGGGGAAATCCCGTTTACGACTGGGAAAAACACCAACAAACCAATTTTGCCTGGTGGATGCGTCGAGTTGAGGGAATATTGGAGTATGTAGATATCATCCGCATCGATCATTTTCGCGGCTTTGAGGCTTTCTGGGCCGTCCCTCAAGGCGAAGAAACCGCGATGAATGGAGAATGGATAGAAGCCCCTGGAGAAGCTTTCTTTAACCTGCTCAAGCAAAAATTAGGCAAATTGCCGATTGTTGCCGAAGATTTGGGCGTAATTACGCCAGAAGTCGAAGCTTTGCGCGATAAGTTTGGCTTTCCAGGCATGAAAATTCTACAATTTGCTTTCGATTCGGATCGCGCCAATCCCTTTTTACCTTTCAATTACGTCAATCGCAATTGCATCGTTTATACGGGCACTCACGATAACGATACGACGGTGGGATGGTTTAATGCGCGATCGCCCGAAGAACAAGCGCGAGTGGTAGACTATTTGGGCTGCATTAGTCCCGATGGTATCCACTGGAGTTTGATTCGCCTCGCCCTCGGTTCGGTTGCCAATCAAGCCATTTTCCCGTTTCAGGATCTCCTGGGTTTGGGGAACGATGCTCGCATGAATACGCCAAGCGTTCCCGATGGGAATTGGGGCTGGCGCTATCGTGCCGAAGCGGTAAACTCGGAAGTAGGCGAGCATCTCAAATATTTGACCTATCTCTACGGTCGCGCGCCATACTAA
- a CDS encoding adenosine kinase, with the protein MGKYHVYGIGNALVDMEFEVTPEFLQQLKIDKGVMTLVDEARQTEIMAQVDGLRCKKSSGGSAANTMVAIAQLGGKGFYSCKVAKDESGYFYLEDLRRCGLDTNSHNGDEENGITGKCLVLVTPDADRTMNTFLGITANLSEVEIVPEALVESEYLYAEGYLVSSPTAKAAAIKAREIAQQAGVKTALSLSDPNMVEFFQEGLLKVIGSGLDLVFANEAEALKMAKTNALSQALEYFKTLAKSFAITRGAKGSLIYDGQKLIEIDAVKVQAIDTVGAGDMYAGAFLYGITHGMSYAEAGKLASLAASRIVTRFGPRLEAQEMQFLIASLR; encoded by the coding sequence ATGGGTAAATATCACGTATACGGAATTGGTAATGCTTTAGTCGATATGGAATTTGAAGTCACCCCCGAATTCCTGCAACAGTTGAAGATTGATAAAGGGGTCATGACGTTGGTGGACGAAGCGCGTCAAACAGAAATCATGGCGCAAGTAGACGGTTTGCGCTGTAAAAAAAGCAGTGGCGGTTCGGCAGCGAACACGATGGTCGCGATCGCTCAGTTAGGGGGTAAAGGCTTTTATTCTTGTAAAGTCGCCAAGGATGAGAGCGGTTATTTTTATCTGGAAGACTTACGCCGCTGCGGATTGGATACCAATTCCCACAACGGCGATGAGGAAAACGGGATTACGGGAAAATGTCTGGTCTTGGTTACTCCAGATGCCGATCGCACCATGAATACGTTTTTAGGCATCACGGCAAACCTATCCGAAGTGGAAATCGTTCCAGAAGCGCTAGTCGAGTCGGAATATCTATATGCGGAAGGCTATCTCGTCTCTTCGCCTACTGCGAAAGCCGCAGCCATTAAAGCCCGCGAAATCGCTCAACAGGCTGGGGTGAAAACGGCTTTGTCTTTATCCGATCCCAATATGGTGGAATTTTTTCAAGAGGGACTTCTGAAAGTTATCGGTTCGGGGTTGGATTTGGTTTTTGCCAATGAAGCTGAAGCGCTCAAAATGGCTAAAACTAACGCGCTTTCTCAAGCGCTAGAATACTTCAAAACCTTAGCCAAAAGCTTTGCTATTACCCGTGGCGCGAAAGGTTCTCTGATTTATGACGGTCAAAAGCTTATCGAGATCGATGCAGTTAAAGTGCAGGCGATCGATACCGTTGGCGCTGGCGATATGTATGCGGGGGCTTTTCTCTACGGGATTACTCACGGCATGAGCTATGCCGAAGCAGGCAAGTTGGCTTCTCTGGCTGCCTCTCGAATTGTGACTCGTTTTGGTCCGAGATTAGAGGCACAAGAAATGCAATTTCTAATTGCCAGTCTGCGCTGA